From Fusarium oxysporum f. sp. lycopersici 4287 chromosome 10, whole genome shotgun sequence, the proteins below share one genomic window:
- a CDS encoding hypothetical protein (At least one base has a quality score < 10): protein MHHWCEIADNSYQTTDELDIIKSTASDVVNDMPATGAVIIDLGAANSRKFVPYVQAFIEQGKPCIYVALDLCKESLTNHVKKSAANFPQITCIGLWGNFIQCDKYFATLPNPRIFLSLGSIFFNAPRPDMVFVITVCAFRHAAYQTKAYDAFFTSYLQGIQTHADIDANSTIAWTYESKLDNSMHYFEVVAQHDMVCHHYDDFLVKKGTVYTMFPSWKRGESEVHEITKAQGLNIKTLGKAPNSGMRQYLIQPHI, encoded by the exons ATGCACCATTGGTGCGAAATTGCCGACAATTCCTATCAAACAACCGACGAGCTTGACATTATCAAGTCTACTGCTTCCGACGTTGTTAACGACATGCCAGCTACCGGTGCTGTCATCATCGACCTTGGAGCCGCTAACTCCCGAAAGTTCGTTCCCTATGTTCAGGCTTTCATCGAGCAGGGCAAACCTTGCATCTATGTCGCCCTTGATCTCTGCAAAGAATCTCTTACCAACCATGTCAAGAAGTCGGCTGCCAACTTCCCGCAGATTACCTGCATTGGGTTGTGGGGGAACTTTATCCAGTGCGATAAGTACTTCGCTACTCTCCCCAACCCCCGTATCTTCTTGTCACTCGGATCCATTTTCTTCAACGCCCCCAGACCAGAT ATGGTCTTTGTTATCACCGTGTGCGCGTTCCGTCATGCCGCCTACCAGACTAAGGCGTACGATGCATTCTTCACTTCTTACCTTCAAGGCATTCAGACCCACGCCGATATTGACGCCAACTCCACAATCGCCTGGACCTACGAGTCAAAGCTTGACAACTCCATGCACTACTTTGAAGTAGTGGCTCAGCACGACATGGTTTGTCACCACTACGACGATTTCCTCGTGAAGAAAGGCACCGTCTACACCATGTTTCCCTCCTGGAAGCGAGGCGAGTCTGAGGTCCACGAGATCACCAAGGCCCAGggtctcaacatcaagaccCTCGGCAAGGCCCCCAACTCTGGCATGCGCCAGTACCTGATCCAGCCTCATATCTAA
- a CDS encoding hypothetical protein (At least one base has a quality score < 10), protein MPTIEYTEVLDFGAHIVYTVALLFCRMSGLAFYHRLCAVHDRLRLSIKIVLGILIAGFLPQVLLIVFHCTPVTGLWPYEWQPDFDKYTCLQWGLVYSVNSSVSLVCDLLLFGIPIVMLRVLEMPRKRKIQLGCILLPGISVIAISITRLVFVIEGQWNADMSWAYNPMLAIEVSEIGATLIALSVPGVKPLFDKFILRRDISQGESTGKSRYAQQHSSKGGTALRSLHFRPEHDVLTSRDTSAEGIKTYRTKNVSADNTSENSADGILVQVDFRIKEDTQDSKSGSDAGRSWK, encoded by the exons ATGCCAACGATTGAATACACCGAAGTTCTCGACTTTGGCGCCCATATTGTCTATACGGTCGCGCTGTTGTTCTGCCGAATGTCCGGTTTGGCGTTCTACCATCGACTCTGCGCTGTTCACGACCGTCTTCGACTCTCCATCAAGATCGTGCTTGGCATTTTGATCGCTGGATTCTTACCGCAAGTTTTACTTATTGTGTTTCATTGTACGCCTGTTACGGGACTTTGGCCGTATGAGTGGCAGCCTGATTTTGACAAGTATACTTGTTTGCAATGGGGATTGGTCTATAGCGTCAATTCGTCGGTGTCGCTGGTCTGCGACTTGTTGCTGTTTGGTATCCCAATCGTGATGCTTCGAGTGTTGGAGATGCCGAGGAAGCGAAAAATCCAATTGGGATGCATTCTTTTGCCTGGTATTAGTGTCATTGCCATCTCTATTACACGGCTGGTGTTTGTCATTGAAGGGCAATGGAACGCCGACATGTCTTGGGCTT ATAACCCAATGCTTGCCATCGAAGTCAGTGAAATCGGCGCCACCCTCATCGCCCTCTCAGTCCCAGGCGTCAAGCCCCTGTTCGACAAGTTCATTCTCCGACGAGACATCAGCCAGGGCGAGAGCACAGGAAAGTCACGATACGCACAGCAACACAGTTCCAAGGGCGGCACAGCATTGCGATCACTGCACTTCCGTCCCGAACACGATGTTCTCACCAGTCGCGACACGTCTGCCGAGGGGATCAAGACGTATCGCACGAAGAATGTCTCGGCGGATAATACGAGTGAGAACAGTGCGGATGGCATTTTGGTGCAGGTGGATTTTAGGATAAAGGAGGATACGCAAGACTCGAAAAGTGGGAGCGATGCTGGACGGTCGTGGAAATAA
- a CDS encoding hypothetical protein (At least one base has a quality score < 10) codes for MTDSKVAQAIADGRVPKGVTAAYLNQSKDAPAIVGIILVTCLTSIIVLGRLASRAFLIRRFGLDDSLTLVSWLCLVVFVGLCIKLIQLGSGRHFDYIQYVLDMPTIEYTEVLDFGAHIVYTVALLFCRMSGLAFYHRLCAVHDRLRLSIKIVLGILIAGFLPQVLLIVFHCTPVTGLWPYEWQPDFDKYTCLQWGLVYSVNSSVSLVCDLLLFGIPIVMLRVLEMPRKRKIQLGCILLPGISVIAISITRLVFVIEGQWNADMSWAYNPMLAIEVSEIGATLIALSVPGVKPLFDKFILRRDISQGESTGKSRYAQQHSSKGGTALRSLHFRPEHDVLTSRDTSAEGIKTYRTKNVSADNTSENSADGILVQVDFRIKEDTQDSKSGSDAGRSWK; via the exons ATGACGGACTCAAAAGTCGCCCAGGCTATTGCCGATGGACGAGTCCCCAAGGGAGTAACGGCGGCCTACCTCAACCAGTCCAAAGATGCACCCGCCATTGTGGGTATTATCTTGGTAACTTGTCTAACGAGTATTATTGTTCTTGGCCGTCTTGCATCACGAGCATTCCTCATCCGACGATTTGGCCTCGATGATTCTCTGACTTTGGTATCATGG CTTTGCTTGGTAGTATTCGTTGGCCTGtgcatcaagctcatccagcTGGGTTCTGGGCGACATTTCGACTATATCCAATATGTTCTCGACATGCCAACGATTGAATACACCGAAGTTCTCGACTTTGGCGCCCATATTGTCTATACGGTCGCGCTGTTGTTCTGCCGAATGTCCGGTTTGGCGTTCTACCATCGACTCTGCGCTGTTCACGACCGTCTTCGACTCTCCATCAAGATCGTGCTTGGCATTTTGATCGCTGGATTCTTACCGCAAGTTTTACTTATTGTGTTTCATTGTACGCCTGTTACGGGACTTTGGCCGTATGAGTGGCAGCCTGATTTTGACAAGTATACTTGTTTGCAATGGGGATTGGTCTATAGCGTCAATTCGTCGGTGTCGCTGGTCTGCGACTTGTTGCTGTTTGGTATCCCAATCGTGATGCTTCGAGTGTTGGAGATGCCGAGGAAGCGAAAAATCCAATTGGGATGCATTCTTTTGCCTGGTATTAGTGTCATTGCCATCTCTATTACACGGCTGGTGTTTGTCATTGAAGGGCAATGGAACGCCGACATGTCTTGGGCTT ATAACCCAATGCTTGCCATCGAAGTCAGTGAAATCGGCGCCACCCTCATCGCCCTCTCAGTCCCAGGCGTCAAGCCCCTGTTCGACAAGTTCATTCTCCGACGAGACATCAGCCAGGGCGAGAGCACAGGAAAGTCACGATACGCACAGCAACACAGTTCCAAGGGCGGCACAGCATTGCGATCACTGCACTTCCGTCCCGAACACGATGTTCTCACCAGTCGCGACACGTCTGCCGAGGGGATCAAGACGTATCGCACGAAGAATGTCTCGGCGGATAATACGAGTGAGAACAGTGCGGATGGCATTTTGGTGCAGGTGGATTTTAGGATAAAGGAGGATACGCAAGACTCGAAAAGTGGGAGCGATGCTGGACGGTCGTGGAAATAA
- a CDS encoding hypothetical protein (At least one base has a quality score < 10) — translation MTDSKVAQAIADGRVPKGVTAAYLNQSKDAPAIVGIILVTCLTSIIVLGRLASRAFLIRRFGLDDSLTLVSWLCLVVFVGLCIKLIQLGSGRHFDYIQYVLDMPTIEYTEVLDFGAHIVYTVALLFCRMSGLAFYHRLCAVHDRLRLSIKIVLGILIAGFLPQVLLIVFHCTPVTGLWPYEWQPDFDKYTCLQWGLVYSVNSSVSLVCDLLLFGIPIVMLRVLEMPRKRKIQLGCILLPGISVIAISITRLVFVIEGQWNADMSWACRSITYQQLIPCLTPHR, via the exons ATGACGGACTCAAAAGTCGCCCAGGCTATTGCCGATGGACGAGTCCCCAAGGGAGTAACGGCGGCCTACCTCAACCAGTCCAAAGATGCACCCGCCATTGTGGGTATTATCTTGGTAACTTGTCTAACGAGTATTATTGTTCTTGGCCGTCTTGCATCACGAGCATTCCTCATCCGACGATTTGGCCTCGATGATTCTCTGACTTTGGTATCATGG CTTTGCTTGGTAGTATTCGTTGGCCTGtgcatcaagctcatccagcTGGGTTCTGGGCGACATTTCGACTATATCCAATATGTTCTCGACATGCCAACGATTGAATACACCGAAGTTCTCGACTTTGGCGCCCATATTGTCTATACGGTCGCGCTGTTGTTCTGCCGAATGTCCGGTTTGGCGTTCTACCATCGACTCTGCGCTGTTCACGACCGTCTTCGACTCTCCATCAAGATCGTGCTTGGCATTTTGATCGCTGGATTCTTACCGCAAGTTTTACTTATTGTGTTTCATTGTACGCCTGTTACGGGACTTTGGCCGTATGAGTGGCAGCCTGATTTTGACAAGTATACTTGTTTGCAATGGGGATTGGTCTATAGCGTCAATTCGTCGGTGTCGCTGGTCTGCGACTTGTTGCTGTTTGGTATCCCAATCGTGATGCTTCGAGTGTTGGAGATGCCGAGGAAGCGAAAAATCCAATTGGGATGCATTCTTTTGCCTGGTATTAGTGTCATTGCCATCTCTATTACACGGCTGGTGTTTGTCATTGAAGGGCAATGGAACGCCGACATGTCTTGGGCTTGTAGGTCAATCACATATCAGCAACTGATACCTTGTCTAACACCTCACAGATAA